Sequence from the Erythrobacter insulae genome:
AGATATCCACCAAACGCAGCCAGTACCAGCGCGAGCGCAGAGCCAAGCATTACGCCGTATTTCTGGAAAAACTGCGTGGCATCATCCTGCCGCACAGCTTCGTCAATTTCGCGCATCAGGATTTCATCTTCAGGAGACGGATCCTCGACGGTGACTGACGGTGTTTTTTTCGAACCGGTAGGTTTGAGCGCCACGGAGCTCTATTCCTCATGCCATTACTGTAATCGGGCGTCTTTAGGCGCGCCTGCACTCTTCCGCAATGCCGCGCATATTCGCGGGGCTTTGCTCTCCCCGTCTCAATTGCCTGCGAACCTGCGCATTCCAAGTTGAACGGCGCGTTAAGCAGGAATGGCAACGCGTTATTTCGGGCCGGTCCAAGCGCCGCCCAGCGCGCTCGAATACAGATCGGCATACCGCGCGACCATCTTTGACTTGTCGAAAAACTCCGCCGCCTTTGCTCGATTTTGCGCTCCGATTTCAGTGCGCAGCGCAGGATTTTCGGCCAGCTCTGCAAGCATGATTGACAGCGCGTTGGTATCGTTTGGAACCGCGATAAATGGCCGGTTCTTGTCGGCGACTATGCCCTTCACATCGCCCACATCGGGCGCAGCAATGGGCAGGCCAGCGGCCATCGCCTCAACAACGGACAGCGGGAATTGTTCGGATTTCGATGAGAGCGCGAAAATATCGAACAGCCCGATTACCGATGCCGGATCGGCCACAGCTCCGGGCAGATGGACGCGGTCGCTGATATCATGGCGCAAAGCCGCATCTTGGATCGCATCGCGCTCCGGACCCTCGCCCAGAATCACCAAATGCCAGTTTTCAGGCAGGTCCCTAATCGCCTCGACCAGCATCGGCAGCTGTTTGACAGCGCGCAGCCCGGCCAGTGTTCCGACCCATTTTTCACCATCATGCTTTAACAGGCGCAATTTGCTGGAATCGGGTTTGCGCGCGAATGCCTTTGTATCGATCCCGTTGGGAATGCGTACGACCCGCTGGCGCGGCTGTGCCCACGCATCCAGCGCCACTTTCTCCAGCGTTTCACTTGGCACAACCAGCGAATGCGCCCGGCCAAGCGCAATTCGGCGGTACCAGTTTCGGGTCCATTTGAGCTGGTGCGCTTCGTCTTCGTTAAAGCCGTCCTCGTGGTGGATCAGCGGCGGCAAATCGAATTGCTGCGCAAACACCGTATGCGCCATGACCACATCCATCGCGCCCCAATTGTATGTCAGGATCAGATCATAG
This genomic interval carries:
- a CDS encoding glycosyltransferase family 4 protein; the encoded protein is MSDTPKVLHCHSTFSAGGKEVRCAALINAFGKGLLHHIVSAMPNEMGARSLIDRTRAVVGYPDNFPSLTGKPTPGRLVAIAQALKAYDLILTYNWGAMDVVMAHTVFAQQFDLPPLIHHEDGFNEDEAHQLKWTRNWYRRIALGRAHSLVVPSETLEKVALDAWAQPRQRVVRIPNGIDTKAFARKPDSSKLRLLKHDGEKWVGTLAGLRAVKQLPMLVEAIRDLPENWHLVILGEGPERDAIQDAALRHDISDRVHLPGAVADPASVIGLFDIFALSSKSEQFPLSVVEAMAAGLPIAAPDVGDVKGIVADKNRPFIAVPNDTNALSIMLAELAENPALRTEIGAQNRAKAAEFFDKSKMVARYADLYSSALGGAWTGPK